A section of the Eublepharis macularius isolate TG4126 chromosome 1, MPM_Emac_v1.0, whole genome shotgun sequence genome encodes:
- the LOC129323665 gene encoding protein FAM228B-like isoform X1 yields the protein MEVAREGLATPGSGSLSSTLAAPVPPRPPLPGLPERVVSSSSLNSESSEEDWLIKVCCPGARHRYSRNVHSIKPFKTGFPQKLNKEDALAEYTPECTSFQSYPRVPRKESSELEWLIRLRCPRAQMEQQEPGPKQPRPEVSSSLSTTQSKTGRSSLSARANTSESWLTQKHLSALQAVVSRRHDVVGSAPSLLERENCFVREVDRYLKHNEFLALRRKEMQYKKWFENVSSPLLQKIQDKVDKQSSEEIEERKRKQLSLYLNYCNKKQSAYLESYSPSVYDPFFLKTCTDILQVSVPPLRDPLLKEVQGRYVEEGIIQQCDTGRIYSYKEMNELLKARLPLFPLSRQIMNPADWVKIPLGYVESEIRQKSRQKMSTTRNKTTMDFTCWGDPSWLLPNRRFSSAQKPDLASRSSLLAKQTLSGSSSSTAIKSAS from the exons ATGGAGGTGGCGCGGGAGGGCCTGGCTACGCCCGGCTCGGGGTCCTTGTCATCCACGCTCGCGGCGCCGGTTCCTCCTCGTCCTCCACTGCCGGGTCTCCCCGAAAGG GTTGTTTCATCATCATCCTTAAATAGTGAAAGCTCAGAAGAGGATTGGCTTATAAAGGTTTGCTGTCCAGGAGCTCGTCATCGATACAGTAGAAATGTCCACTCTATAAAG CCTTTCAAAACTGGATTCCCGCAGAAATTGAATAAAGAAGATGCATTGGCTGAATATACGCCTGAATGTACATCTTTTCAG AGCTACCCACGAGTGCCGAGGAAGGAGAGTTCAGAGTTAGAGTGGCTCATAAGACTTCGCTGTCCGAGGGCCCAGATGGAGCAGCAGGAGCCAGGTCCAAAACAG CCTCGTCCAGAAGTCTCCTCATCCTTGAGTACAACGCAGAGCAAGACTGGAAGAAGCAGCCTGTCTGCAAGGGCGAACACTTCAGAGAGCTGGCTCACACAGAAGCATTTGTCTGCTCTGCAG GCTGTAGTTAGTCGACGACATGATGTAGTTGGTTCTGCCCCATCCCTGCTGGAAAGAGAAAACTGCTTTGTGAGG GAAGTAGACAGGTATTTGAAGCACAATGAGTTCTTAGCACTAAGGAGGAAGGAAATGCAGTACAAGAAATGGTTTGAGAATGTTTCAAGCCCGCTTCTGCAGAAAATTCAGGACAAAGTGGACAAGCAGTCAAGCGAAGAAATAGAGGAAAGAAAACGAAAACAACTCTCCCTTTATTTAAACTACTGTAATAAGAAG CAAAGTGCTTATTTGGAGAGCTACAGTCCTTCTGTTTATGATCCTTTCTTCTTGAAGACATGTACAGACATCTTGCAG GTTTCAGTGCCACCTTTACGTGATCCTTTGTTAAAGGAGGTACAAGGAAGATATGTTGAGGAAGGGATCATCCAGCAGTGTGACACAG GAAGAATATACTCTTACAAAGAGATGAATGAGCTCCTTAAGGCCAGACTGCCCCTTTTTCCTTTGAGCCGGCAAATTATGAATCCAGCAGATTGGGTGAAAATTCCCTTAGGTTATGTTGAAAGCGAGATCCGTCAAAAGAGCAG GCAAAAAATGAGCACAACTAGAAACAAGACTACTATGGATTTCACGTGCTGGGGTGACCCGTCCTGGCTTCTACCAAACAGGAGATTCTCCTCGGCCCAGAAACCAGATTTGGCCTCTCGTTCCAGCCTGCTGGCAAAACAAACACTGAGCGGCTCATCATCATCAACAGCAATAAAATCTGCTTCGTAA
- the LOC129323665 gene encoding uncharacterized protein LOC129323665 isoform X2 encodes MEVAREGLATPGSGSLSSTLAAPVPPRPPLPGLPERVVSSSSLNSESSEEDWLIKVCCPGARHRYSRNVHSIKPFKTGFPQKLNKEDALAEYTPECTSFQSYPRVPRKESSELEWLIRLRCPRAQMEQQEPGPKQPRPEVSSSLSTTQSKTGRSSLSARANTSESWLTQKHLSALQAVVSRRHDVVGSAPSLLERENCFVRQSAYLESYSPSVYDPFFLKTCTDILQVSVPPLRDPLLKEVQGRYVEEGIIQQCDTGRIYSYKEMNELLKARLPLFPLSRQIMNPADWVKIPLGYVESEIRQKSRQKMSTTRNKTTMDFTCWGDPSWLLPNRRFSSAQKPDLASRSSLLAKQTLSGSSSSTAIKSAS; translated from the exons ATGGAGGTGGCGCGGGAGGGCCTGGCTACGCCCGGCTCGGGGTCCTTGTCATCCACGCTCGCGGCGCCGGTTCCTCCTCGTCCTCCACTGCCGGGTCTCCCCGAAAGG GTTGTTTCATCATCATCCTTAAATAGTGAAAGCTCAGAAGAGGATTGGCTTATAAAGGTTTGCTGTCCAGGAGCTCGTCATCGATACAGTAGAAATGTCCACTCTATAAAG CCTTTCAAAACTGGATTCCCGCAGAAATTGAATAAAGAAGATGCATTGGCTGAATATACGCCTGAATGTACATCTTTTCAG AGCTACCCACGAGTGCCGAGGAAGGAGAGTTCAGAGTTAGAGTGGCTCATAAGACTTCGCTGTCCGAGGGCCCAGATGGAGCAGCAGGAGCCAGGTCCAAAACAG CCTCGTCCAGAAGTCTCCTCATCCTTGAGTACAACGCAGAGCAAGACTGGAAGAAGCAGCCTGTCTGCAAGGGCGAACACTTCAGAGAGCTGGCTCACACAGAAGCATTTGTCTGCTCTGCAG GCTGTAGTTAGTCGACGACATGATGTAGTTGGTTCTGCCCCATCCCTGCTGGAAAGAGAAAACTGCTTTGTGAGG CAAAGTGCTTATTTGGAGAGCTACAGTCCTTCTGTTTATGATCCTTTCTTCTTGAAGACATGTACAGACATCTTGCAG GTTTCAGTGCCACCTTTACGTGATCCTTTGTTAAAGGAGGTACAAGGAAGATATGTTGAGGAAGGGATCATCCAGCAGTGTGACACAG GAAGAATATACTCTTACAAAGAGATGAATGAGCTCCTTAAGGCCAGACTGCCCCTTTTTCCTTTGAGCCGGCAAATTATGAATCCAGCAGATTGGGTGAAAATTCCCTTAGGTTATGTTGAAAGCGAGATCCGTCAAAAGAGCAG GCAAAAAATGAGCACAACTAGAAACAAGACTACTATGGATTTCACGTGCTGGGGTGACCCGTCCTGGCTTCTACCAAACAGGAGATTCTCCTCGGCCCAGAAACCAGATTTGGCCTCTCGTTCCAGCCTGCTGGCAAAACAAACACTGAGCGGCTCATCATCATCAACAGCAATAAAATCTGCTTCGTAA